From the Pseudoalteromonas tunicata genome, one window contains:
- the glyQ gene encoding glycine--tRNA ligase subunit alpha — MQKYDTKTFQGLILALQDYWAQQGCVIAQPLDMEVGAGTFHPLTFLKSIGPEPMSSAYVQPCRRPTDGRYGENPNRLQHYYQFQVVLKPSPDNIQELYLGSLAAMGIDTLTDEVRFVEDNWESPTLGAWGLGWEIWLNGMEVTQFTYFQQVGGLECSPVTGEITYGLERLAMYIQGVDSLYDLVWADGPLGKVTYGDVFHQNEVEQSTYNFEYADVTALFAQFDQCEKESQKLIEAGLPLPAYEQVMKASHAFNLLDARHAISVTERQRYILRVRALSKACAQSYYEAREALGFPLCKG, encoded by the coding sequence TTGATATGGAAGTGGGTGCTGGGACATTCCATCCTTTAACATTTTTAAAATCAATTGGTCCAGAGCCAATGTCGAGTGCTTATGTTCAGCCATGTCGCCGTCCTACAGATGGCCGCTATGGTGAAAATCCTAATCGCTTACAACATTATTACCAATTTCAGGTAGTGCTAAAGCCATCTCCAGATAATATTCAAGAATTGTATCTTGGTTCATTAGCTGCCATGGGTATTGATACATTAACTGACGAAGTTCGTTTTGTGGAAGATAACTGGGAATCACCAACACTAGGTGCTTGGGGTCTGGGTTGGGAGATTTGGTTAAATGGAATGGAAGTAACGCAATTCACTTATTTCCAGCAAGTGGGTGGCCTAGAATGCTCACCTGTGACAGGGGAAATTACTTACGGTTTAGAACGTCTAGCTATGTATATTCAAGGTGTAGATAGTTTGTACGACTTAGTTTGGGCTGATGGCCCGCTTGGTAAAGTAACCTATGGTGATGTGTTCCATCAAAATGAGGTCGAGCAATCGACTTATAATTTTGAATATGCTGATGTAACTGCGTTATTTGCACAATTTGATCAGTGTGAAAAAGAGAGTCAAAAGTTAATCGAAGCAGGTTTACCATTACCAGCCTATGAGCAAGTGATGAAAGCATCACATGCATTTAACTTATTAGATGCACGTCATGCAATCTCGGTAACTGAACGCCAACGTTATATTTTAAGAGTTAGAGCCTTATCAAAAGCCTGTGCTCAAAGTTATTACGAAGCTCGTGAAGCGCTTGGTTTTCCATTGTGTAAAGGTTAA
- the glyS gene encoding glycine--tRNA ligase subunit beta, with translation MNTNNLLIEIGTEELPPKSLRTLAEALLQNFCDELATLELSYESASWYASPRRLGVKVFGLINAQQDKEVEKRGPALQAAFDAEGNPTKAAIGWARGCGIEVDQAERLETDKGAWLLHVAKVAGQAVESLIPDALSNALTKLPIAKPMRWGAYKTQFIRPVHTVTVFYGPSLVEGTILGKAISNQLQGHRFHHPARIEINHADEAFAALEKAYVVADYEARKALIKGQIEALAAEHNAIVAMDESLLEEVTSLVEWPVTLTATFEESFLSVPSEALIFTMKDDQKYFPLLDQDGNLLNKFLFVSNIESKNPAQVISGNEKVVRPRLADAQFFFETDKKKTLESRLASLETVLFQKELGTLKDKSERIAELSGFIAEKLGASVVDATRAGLLSKTDLMTEMVMEFTDVQGIMGMHYARHDGETEAVALAQNEQYMPRFSGDALPSSLISCSVALADKFDSLVGIFGIGQAPKGDKDPFALRRAAIGALRIIVEKELNLDALDIINKAMTLFGEKLSNPNVAEDVFEFLLGRFRAWYQDQGIEVDIIQAVLARRPSQPLDFDRRVKAVSHFRSLEQAAALAAANKRVANILAKNDFKAAEQVNENLLVEEAEKELAAQVKRYQAELAPVIAAGDYQSVLEKLAAIREPVDTFFDNVMVMAEDEAIKQNRFTLLNELRSLFLQVADISVLQK, from the coding sequence ATGAATACAAATAACTTATTAATTGAAATTGGTACTGAAGAATTACCACCAAAATCATTGCGCACATTGGCCGAAGCCTTATTACAAAATTTTTGTGATGAACTTGCAACATTAGAGCTGAGCTATGAATCAGCCTCTTGGTATGCATCACCTCGTCGTCTAGGTGTAAAAGTATTTGGTTTAATTAATGCGCAGCAGGATAAAGAAGTTGAAAAACGCGGTCCTGCACTACAAGCCGCATTTGATGCCGAGGGTAATCCTACTAAAGCCGCGATAGGCTGGGCTCGTGGTTGTGGTATTGAAGTTGATCAAGCTGAACGTTTAGAGACTGATAAGGGTGCATGGTTATTGCATGTTGCAAAAGTGGCAGGACAAGCTGTAGAGAGCTTGATACCCGATGCATTAAGCAATGCGTTAACTAAATTACCTATCGCCAAACCAATGCGTTGGGGGGCATATAAAACCCAGTTTATTCGTCCTGTACATACAGTGACCGTCTTTTATGGGCCATCATTAGTTGAGGGCACTATTTTAGGCAAAGCGATTTCAAATCAATTACAGGGTCATCGTTTTCATCACCCAGCACGTATCGAAATTAATCATGCAGATGAAGCGTTTGCCGCACTTGAAAAAGCATATGTTGTTGCTGATTATGAAGCGCGCAAAGCCTTAATTAAAGGCCAAATAGAAGCTCTGGCAGCTGAGCATAACGCTATTGTTGCAATGGATGAGTCGCTACTTGAAGAGGTAACGTCGTTAGTTGAATGGCCAGTTACCTTAACGGCAACGTTTGAAGAATCGTTTTTATCTGTGCCTTCAGAAGCGTTAATCTTTACAATGAAAGATGACCAAAAGTATTTTCCATTACTAGATCAAGATGGCAATCTACTAAACAAATTTTTGTTTGTATCAAACATCGAAAGTAAAAATCCAGCACAAGTCATTTCCGGTAACGAAAAAGTAGTACGTCCGCGTTTAGCTGATGCACAATTTTTCTTTGAAACGGATAAGAAGAAAACGCTAGAAAGCCGCTTAGCGTCACTTGAAACTGTTCTATTTCAAAAAGAGCTTGGCACACTTAAAGATAAGTCAGAGCGGATTGCTGAACTATCAGGGTTTATCGCAGAGAAATTAGGTGCATCTGTTGTTGATGCGACTCGCGCAGGTTTACTGAGTAAAACCGACCTAATGACCGAAATGGTCATGGAGTTCACCGATGTACAAGGTATTATGGGAATGCATTACGCTCGCCATGATGGTGAAACAGAAGCGGTTGCACTGGCGCAAAATGAGCAATACATGCCTCGTTTTTCTGGTGATGCGTTACCAAGTAGTTTGATTAGTTGCTCAGTTGCATTGGCGGATAAATTCGATTCGTTAGTCGGTATTTTCGGTATTGGCCAAGCACCTAAAGGGGATAAAGATCCATTTGCTTTACGTCGTGCTGCAATTGGTGCTCTTCGTATTATCGTTGAAAAAGAGCTTAACTTAGATGCTCTCGACATCATAAATAAAGCGATGACGCTCTTTGGTGAAAAACTATCAAATCCAAATGTCGCTGAAGATGTATTTGAGTTCTTATTAGGGCGCTTCCGTGCCTGGTATCAAGACCAAGGTATTGAGGTTGATATTATTCAAGCAGTACTTGCACGTCGTCCAAGCCAGCCACTAGATTTTGATCGTCGTGTTAAAGCGGTAAGTCACTTTAGAAGCTTAGAACAGGCCGCAGCACTTGCCGCGGCAAATAAGCGTGTTGCTAATATCTTAGCAAAAAATGACTTTAAAGCAGCTGAGCAAGTAAATGAGAACTTGCTTGTTGAAGAGGCTGAAAAAGAGTTAGCTGCTCAAGTGAAGCGATATCAAGCTGAGCTAGCGCCAGTAATTGCTGCAGGTGATTATCAAAGTGTACTTGAAAAGCTCGCGGCTATTCGTGAGCCGGTTGATACCTTTTTTGATAATGTAATGGTAATGGCTGAAGATGAAGCGATAAAACAAAATCGTTTTACTTTATTAAACGAGCTCAGAAGCTTGTTTTTACAAGTCGCTGATATCTCTGTGCTACAAAAGTAA
- the tusA gene encoding sulfurtransferase TusA — MSHFDSTDHILDAIGLRCPEPVMMIRGTIRKMQPNETVLILADDPSTTRDIPSFCRFMDHTLVAVQTEQIPFQYVIKKGL; from the coding sequence ATGTCACACTTTGACTCTACCGATCACATCCTAGATGCCATCGGTTTACGCTGCCCAGAGCCGGTCATGATGATCCGTGGTACCATTCGCAAAATGCAGCCGAATGAAACTGTATTGATTTTAGCTGATGACCCATCAACGACTCGCGATATTCCAAGCTTCTGTCGTTTCATGGATCACACGCTGGTGGCAGTTCAAACCGAACAAATACCATTTCAATATGTCATAAAAAAAGGCCTGTAA
- a CDS encoding HD domain-containing phosphohydrolase produces MTETFKPKIVFVDDEVEVLLALQRIFRREYEITTFDNPSEAIEFLSKNQVHLVVSDMKMPHISGAKVLASAKEYQPNCKRILLSGYSDMQSTIEAINQGGIHAYITKPWDNELIKEVVADAVKTVILEAENDQLSQQLQQKNKDLEELVTTLDQKVLDQTQSIRLSLQRLAAAASRQRKLLHQIIEMISLIAAAQRGSHYKDDVRIAKQCKLLGLKLQLDKNTLTYIYLAASLHELGKIALPEDLLNKIESEMTQEELQILHQQALKGAEIIDVIPSLHEVSDILRYQYERYAGKGFPDKKKGDEIPIGARILAVVRDYHKYISGQLTGTKFNTCNALQALKSQANRIYDKNIVNTFTEMLKDIPEGSDAQFCLTTDMLKPGMMIAQDVKYANGNTFLTKGNMVTAALIERMEHYELEHDFVFLVFIFMPKVEDDSLEEKAI; encoded by the coding sequence ATGACAGAAACCTTTAAACCCAAAATCGTATTTGTTGATGATGAAGTCGAAGTTCTATTGGCCTTACAACGCATTTTTAGACGAGAATATGAAATAACCACTTTTGATAACCCAAGTGAGGCCATTGAGTTTTTATCTAAAAACCAGGTTCATTTAGTTGTTAGTGATATGAAAATGCCACATATATCAGGAGCAAAAGTATTAGCATCAGCAAAAGAGTATCAACCAAACTGTAAACGGATTTTATTATCCGGTTACTCTGATATGCAAAGTACGATTGAGGCAATTAATCAAGGTGGGATCCATGCTTACATTACAAAACCTTGGGATAATGAATTAATAAAAGAAGTGGTTGCAGATGCTGTAAAAACTGTCATCTTAGAAGCTGAAAATGACCAGTTAAGTCAGCAATTACAACAAAAAAATAAAGACCTCGAAGAACTTGTAACCACGCTCGATCAAAAAGTTTTAGACCAAACTCAATCAATCAGGTTAAGCCTACAACGTCTTGCAGCCGCAGCTAGCAGGCAGCGTAAACTGCTACATCAGATTATAGAAATGATCTCTCTTATTGCTGCAGCACAACGTGGCAGTCATTACAAGGATGATGTGCGAATTGCAAAGCAATGCAAATTACTAGGCTTAAAATTACAGCTTGATAAAAATACGTTAACGTATATTTATCTTGCAGCATCCTTGCATGAGCTCGGTAAAATTGCGCTGCCAGAAGACTTATTAAACAAAATAGAGTCTGAAATGACTCAAGAAGAGTTACAAATCTTACACCAGCAAGCACTTAAGGGTGCTGAGATCATTGATGTTATTCCCTCATTACACGAAGTATCTGATATTTTACGTTATCAGTATGAGCGATATGCAGGTAAAGGTTTTCCAGACAAAAAGAAAGGGGACGAAATTCCAATCGGAGCGCGTATCTTAGCTGTAGTTCGTGATTACCATAAGTATATTTCAGGCCAACTTACTGGAACAAAGTTCAATACCTGTAATGCCCTTCAAGCCCTAAAATCACAAGCTAACCGTATTTATGATAAAAATATAGTGAATACTTTTACTGAAATGCTAAAGGACATACCTGAAGGGAGTGATGCTCAATTTTGTTTAACAACAGACATGCTAAAACCTGGAATGATGATTGCGCAAGATGTTAAGTATGCAAATGGCAATACCTTCTTAACAAAAGGCAATATGGTAACTGCAGCCCTAATTGAGCGGATGGAACATTATGAATTAGAGCATGACTTTGTATTTCTGGTCTTTATATTTATGCCAAAAGTCGAAGATGATTCTCTTGAAGAAAAAGCGATTTAA
- a CDS encoding sensor histidine kinase gives MPDVQKPVTELDAIQAQLSQEKILRTQLEMKLAQSQSSLKKVEQQLKNQTASVESRQFQLEFLTFLATVTFSQTSLESIIQSFLLRSASFFATCSAYIKCDLMGNVAVPLYKRIDDNDLDLSTLASSINATALIEHITEAEFETVLMMADSFFKTNDQFEYVVVLPLFKSKHYHVLAIFFKNDKQLDTSKLQTLESGRNLVKIALGRKLAELKLDKKYKELNKAYHSLEQAQQQLTQAEKMASIGQLAAGVAHEINNPIGYVMSNISSLKEYIDEFKSYFKTVELENKKTTDEVDFLLTDSAAIINSCMGGLERVRTIVKDLKTFSHSGQEQAVRFNLNQCVESALSLMGSEFKYGSYEIELHLIEPFADVLGTKNQIEQVMLNILMNAKQAMPQGGVIRIRSYIDGDKACLAIEDQGCGMDSKVQQRLFDPFFTTKPVGVGTGLGLSISFKIIEAYQGEIQVKSEIGKGSCFTIKLPIPSHQEV, from the coding sequence GTGCCAGATGTTCAAAAACCAGTTACAGAGCTTGATGCTATCCAAGCCCAGCTAAGTCAGGAAAAAATCCTACGCACTCAGCTAGAAATGAAGTTAGCTCAGAGCCAAAGTTCATTAAAAAAAGTTGAACAACAATTAAAAAATCAAACCGCATCTGTTGAATCTCGGCAATTCCAGCTCGAGTTTTTGACTTTTTTGGCGACGGTTACTTTTAGCCAGACATCACTTGAGTCTATTATTCAAAGTTTTTTATTACGCTCTGCTAGTTTTTTTGCAACCTGCAGTGCCTATATCAAGTGTGACTTAATGGGAAATGTTGCTGTTCCTTTATATAAACGTATTGATGATAACGATCTTGATTTATCAACTTTAGCGAGTAGCATCAATGCAACAGCATTAATTGAGCACATTACTGAAGCTGAATTTGAAACTGTATTAATGATGGCTGATTCATTTTTTAAAACGAATGATCAATTTGAATATGTTGTGGTATTACCATTATTTAAAAGTAAGCATTATCATGTATTGGCTATTTTCTTTAAAAACGATAAGCAGCTCGATACTTCAAAATTACAGACATTAGAATCAGGACGAAACTTAGTTAAAATTGCGCTTGGCCGTAAACTCGCAGAATTGAAGCTAGATAAGAAATATAAAGAACTAAACAAGGCATATCATTCTTTAGAGCAAGCGCAGCAACAGCTTACTCAGGCTGAAAAAATGGCATCGATAGGTCAGCTTGCAGCTGGTGTGGCTCACGAAATAAATAATCCTATTGGTTATGTCATGAGTAATATCTCTTCATTAAAAGAGTATATTGATGAGTTCAAAAGTTATTTTAAGACTGTTGAGTTAGAAAATAAAAAAACTACTGATGAAGTCGATTTTTTACTAACAGACAGCGCAGCTATAATTAATTCTTGTATGGGAGGGCTTGAGCGCGTAAGAACCATAGTAAAAGATTTAAAAACATTTTCACATTCGGGGCAAGAGCAAGCAGTTAGGTTTAATTTAAACCAATGCGTTGAGTCGGCATTATCGCTCATGGGCTCCGAGTTTAAATATGGTTCGTATGAAATTGAGCTGCATTTAATCGAGCCATTTGCGGATGTTTTGGGCACCAAAAATCAAATAGAACAAGTGATGTTAAATATTTTGATGAACGCAAAACAGGCAATGCCGCAAGGTGGAGTCATTCGCATTCGTTCTTATATTGATGGTGATAAAGCGTGTTTGGCAATAGAAGATCAAGGTTGCGGGATGGACAGTAAAGTACAGCAACGATTGTTTGACCCTTTTTTCACCACTAAACCGGTTGGAGTGGGTACCGGACTTGGATTATCAATTAGCTTTAAAATAATTGAAGCCTATCAGGGGGAAATTCAAGTCAAAAGCGAAATAGGCAAGGGCAGTTGTTTTACCATTAAACTACCCATACCTAGTCACCAAGAGGTATAG
- the fadA gene encoding acetyl-CoA C-acyltransferase FadA: MKTPVIVDCIRTPMGRSRNGIFRHTRAEDLSAHLMKGLLDRNPALNPAQIDDIYWGCVQQTLEQGFNIARNAALLAGIPHTVPAVTVNRLCGSSMQAIHDAARAIMTGAGDVYIVGGVEHMGHVPMSHGVDFHAGLSKSVAQAAGMMGLTAEYLATLHGISRQQQDEFAVRSHQRAYAATVEGRFKREILPTLGHDEDGTLISIDTDEVIRPETTLEGLAQLRPAFNPASGTVTAGTSSALSDGASAMLMMSEEKALELGLPIRARVKAMAVAGCDPSIMGYGPVPASKKALQAAGITIDDIGVAELNEAFAAQALPVLKDLGLSEVVDEKVNLNGGAISLGHPLGCSGTRISTTLLHLMEDKNAQYGLATMCIGLGQGIATIFERP; encoded by the coding sequence ATGAAAACTCCAGTAATTGTTGATTGTATTCGTACACCTATGGGGCGTTCACGTAATGGTATTTTTCGTCATACTCGCGCTGAAGATTTAAGTGCGCACTTGATGAAAGGTTTACTTGATCGTAACCCAGCGCTCAATCCTGCACAGATAGACGATATCTACTGGGGTTGTGTTCAGCAAACATTAGAGCAAGGCTTCAATATTGCACGTAACGCCGCCCTTCTTGCAGGCATTCCACACACAGTACCTGCAGTGACTGTTAACCGTTTGTGTGGTTCATCGATGCAGGCAATTCATGATGCTGCTCGTGCCATTATGACCGGTGCTGGTGATGTCTATATTGTCGGTGGTGTTGAGCATATGGGCCATGTACCAATGAGCCATGGTGTTGACTTTCATGCGGGCTTATCTAAATCAGTAGCGCAAGCTGCGGGTATGATGGGCTTAACAGCAGAATACTTAGCAACATTGCATGGTATTAGCCGCCAGCAACAAGATGAATTTGCGGTGCGTTCTCACCAACGTGCTTATGCTGCAACGGTTGAAGGTCGCTTTAAACGTGAAATATTACCAACACTTGGCCACGATGAAGACGGTACGTTAATCAGTATTGATACTGATGAAGTGATTCGCCCTGAAACAACTCTTGAAGGTCTAGCGCAACTTCGCCCTGCATTTAATCCTGCAAGTGGCACTGTAACAGCAGGTACTTCATCTGCATTATCAGATGGTGCATCTGCGATGTTGATGATGTCTGAAGAAAAAGCATTAGAACTTGGTTTACCAATTCGTGCCCGCGTTAAAGCAATGGCGGTTGCCGGTTGTGATCCATCTATCATGGGTTACGGCCCTGTACCTGCAAGTAAAAAAGCATTACAAGCTGCTGGCATTACTATTGATGATATTGGTGTTGCTGAACTTAACGAAGCCTTTGCCGCACAAGCTTTACCTGTGCTAAAAGATCTTGGTTTAAGTGAAGTAGTTGATGAAAAAGTGAATTTAAATGGTGGCGCAATTTCATTAGGTCATCCATTAGGTTGTTCGGGCACTCGGATCAGCACAACCTTATTACATTTAATGGAAGATAAAAACGCACAATATGGTTTAGCAACTATGTGTATTGGTTTAGGCCAAGGCATTGCAACTATTTTTGAGCGTCCATAA
- the fadB gene encoding fatty acid oxidation complex subunit alpha FadB, producing the protein MLFKSDSFEVSFIKESIAEFKFCVPGPVNKLSQQTLQECGQALTELANNSDIKGMVFTSDKDHFIIGADIFEFLPTFDKPEAELVEWIKNATDVFDQLEDLPFPTISAVNGMALGGGCEWVLATDYRVAAPDLKLGLPEVKLGIMPGFGGTVRLPRIIGADNAMTWITTGKEHRAEEALKIGAIDSVVAPDKLLTSAVKMLEQAIEGKLDWQTKRQEKLQPLKMNRVEQGMSFAMAEGMVYAQTKGHYPSPMMAVKTIKAAANHGRAEAMAIENANFAKLAKTPEAAAQVGIFLADQFIKSKARKLAKANNTEIKQAAVLGAGIMGGGIAYQSAYKGVPIIMKDIQPSALDLGMNEASKILGKQLERGRLTLDKMVKTLGAIKPTLNDNDLQTADIVVEAVVENPKIKQAVLAKLEADMPENTVLTSNTSTICIDVLASALKKPENFCGMHFFNPVHRMPLVEIIRGSKTSDATINAVVDYALKLGKSPIVVNDCPGFFVNRVLFPYFAGFNQLVVEGVNFAKADKVMENVFGWPMGPAYLLDVVGLDTAHHCTDVMADGFPTRMARQEKDPVAVLAAANRFGQKNGKGFYQYQMDKKGRPQKKADADALELLSSVCASEKEFSKEEIIDRCMIPMLNEVLLCLQENIVASPQEADMALIYGLGFPPFRGGAFRYLDQIGLANFVAKADQYAHLGAIFQVSEQTRQWAQAGRKFYQVEGQ; encoded by the coding sequence ATGTTATTTAAGAGTGATTCCTTCGAGGTTTCTTTTATTAAAGAAAGCATCGCCGAGTTTAAATTTTGCGTACCCGGCCCAGTTAATAAATTATCTCAGCAAACCCTGCAAGAATGTGGGCAAGCGCTAACAGAATTAGCCAATAATTCAGATATTAAAGGTATGGTGTTCACCAGCGATAAAGATCACTTTATTATTGGTGCTGATATTTTTGAGTTTTTACCTACCTTCGATAAACCAGAAGCTGAATTAGTTGAGTGGATTAAAAATGCCACTGACGTATTTGACCAATTAGAAGACTTACCTTTCCCTACCATTTCAGCCGTAAATGGCATGGCTTTAGGTGGTGGTTGTGAATGGGTATTAGCAACCGATTACCGCGTTGCCGCGCCAGATTTAAAACTAGGATTACCTGAAGTTAAACTTGGTATTATGCCAGGCTTTGGCGGCACAGTGCGTTTACCTCGTATTATTGGTGCTGATAATGCCATGACGTGGATTACGACTGGCAAAGAACACCGCGCAGAAGAAGCCCTAAAAATTGGCGCCATTGATAGTGTAGTGGCTCCAGATAAACTCCTAACTAGCGCCGTTAAAATGCTGGAACAAGCGATTGAAGGTAAGCTCGATTGGCAAACAAAACGCCAAGAAAAACTTCAACCGTTAAAGATGAATCGTGTCGAGCAAGGTATGAGTTTTGCGATGGCTGAAGGCATGGTATATGCGCAAACTAAAGGTCATTACCCTTCACCTATGATGGCTGTTAAAACCATTAAAGCGGCTGCAAATCATGGCCGTGCTGAAGCGATGGCCATTGAAAATGCTAACTTTGCAAAACTAGCAAAAACACCAGAAGCGGCAGCTCAGGTCGGTATTTTCTTAGCCGATCAATTCATCAAATCAAAAGCACGAAAACTAGCAAAAGCCAATAATACCGAAATAAAACAAGCAGCTGTGCTTGGTGCTGGTATTATGGGTGGTGGTATTGCATATCAGTCAGCCTACAAAGGCGTGCCAATTATCATGAAAGACATTCAACCAAGTGCGTTAGACTTGGGGATGAATGAAGCGTCTAAAATTTTAGGCAAGCAGCTAGAGCGTGGCCGTTTAACACTTGATAAAATGGTTAAAACCCTTGGTGCTATCAAGCCAACATTAAACGATAACGACTTACAAACAGCCGATATCGTTGTAGAAGCTGTTGTAGAAAATCCAAAAATCAAACAAGCAGTACTTGCAAAACTTGAAGCTGATATGCCAGAAAATACGGTACTGACTTCTAATACATCAACGATTTGCATTGATGTACTCGCCAGCGCACTTAAAAAGCCAGAAAACTTCTGTGGTATGCATTTCTTTAATCCAGTACACAGAATGCCATTAGTTGAAATTATTCGTGGTAGCAAAACATCTGATGCGACAATTAACGCTGTGGTTGATTACGCCCTGAAACTGGGTAAATCACCAATCGTAGTGAATGATTGTCCGGGCTTTTTTGTAAATCGTGTTTTATTCCCTTACTTTGCAGGTTTTAACCAATTAGTTGTCGAAGGTGTTAACTTTGCTAAAGCTGATAAAGTGATGGAAAACGTATTCGGTTGGCCGATGGGCCCTGCTTATTTACTTGATGTAGTGGGTTTAGATACTGCGCATCATTGTACTGATGTGATGGCCGACGGCTTCCCTACGCGTATGGCTCGCCAAGAAAAAGACCCGGTTGCCGTATTAGCTGCAGCGAATCGTTTTGGTCAGAAAAATGGCAAAGGTTTTTATCAGTATCAAATGGATAAAAAAGGCCGCCCACAGAAAAAAGCGGATGCAGATGCGCTTGAATTATTAAGCTCTGTGTGTGCGAGCGAAAAAGAATTTAGCAAAGAAGAAATCATCGACCGTTGCATGATCCCAATGCTGAACGAAGTATTGTTATGTTTACAAGAAAATATCGTCGCTTCACCACAAGAAGCTGATATGGCGCTTATTTATGGTTTAGGTTTCCCTCCATTCAGAGGCGGTGCATTCCGTTATTTAGACCAAATTGGTTTAGCTAATTTTGTTGCAAAAGCAGACCAATACGCGCATTTAGGTGCTATTTTCCAAGTCTCAGAGCAAACACGTCAATGGGCGCAAGCAGGACGTAAATTTTATCAGGTAGAGGGCCAATAA